A stretch of DNA from bacterium:
CTCGACAAAGACCCCGCCGGCCGGGCCTTCAGCCGCGCGGTCTGACGGATCTCTCGAGCCTGATGGCGGTCATACCGCAATCGGTACAAAGGGCGTAAGCTTATGGCCCTACGGTAAAGCGGAGAATGGACGAATGAGCCCATCGGAACGCACACCGCCCCCATCGCTGGATCAGATCCGCGAGCAACACCTCGCACTGGAACAAACGACGAACCAGCTTCGCGATGCGCTGGAGAACCCCGCACCGGAGGCCAAACAACGCGCTCTGTTCGCAGAAGAACTGGCGCGTTTCGAAGTCAGCCTGAACGAGCATTTCGCCCTGGAGGAAGACGGCGGATATTTCGCCGACGTTCTCGCCGTGGCTCCGCGCTTGAGCGCCCGCGCAGCTCAACTGGAGCAAGCCCACAAGGACTTGTGCCAGCAACTCGCCCGACTCCGCACCCGGACGAAGAACCCGGACAGTCCTTGGGAAGACGTAGCCAAGGCCTTGCGCCGGTTTTTCGCGGAACTGAAATCCCACGGCTCTGCAGAAGACGACATGGTCCATG
This window harbors:
- a CDS encoding hemerythrin domain-containing protein; this translates as MSPSERTPPPSLDQIREQHLALEQTTNQLRDALENPAPEAKQRALFAEELARFEVSLNEHFALEEDGGYFADVLAVAPRLSARAAQLEQAHKDLCQQLARLRTRTKNPDSPWEDVAKALRRFFAELKSHGSAEDDMVHEAFMRDLGG